CATCGGGCACCACCCGCCCCTCCTGGTCGTGCACCAGCGCCAGGAAGAAGTCCTCGGTGGGTCCGCTGTCGACCGACCGGCAAATGTGGTGGGCCCAGTTCTGCTCGTTGTCGAACGTGCCGAGGCGCCCGTACTGGATGAGGTGCCGGTGGCTTGCCGTCTCCGCCAAGCCTTCCGATTGGATCCAGCCCCCTTCCACCGGGCGCAGCTCGGCCTTCAGACCGACGCGGTGTTCGACGCCGCGGGTGTGGCGGCTCAAGTCCTCCCGCGCCGGCCCGGGGAAGGCATTGCCCCTGTCCGAGCGGATCAGCTGCAGGTAGAAGCCGGTGTGCAGGTTGTGCAGCCCGAAGCGCTCGGCGCCATCGGGCGTGGTGACGGCGTAGCCCACGAACAGCTGCCGGGTTGCCGTGTCGACATACTCTCTGATGTGTCTATGGGTTTCGAAGTCCTCGCGGGCGAGGTGCAGGGCACGGAAGCCGGGGGCCAGCCCGCGCACCGGCACCGGCGGGGTGGTGGGAATTGGGGATGACCCCTCGCCACAGGCTTTCGGGCCGGCACCCTCGGGGGGACGGGGGATGTACTCGACCTCCTCGTCCGCCGTGTCCTGAGCGCTCACGATGCCGGCCGTAAGCGCCAGCCAGACCGTGGCGACACCGGCCAAAACCCGTCTTGCCATGTTGGTCATCGTCTCCTCCCCGCTGCGTGCGCCGGGCCGGTCACGGGGCGGGCGGGCGCCATCGTCCATGCAATCACCGATAGCATGGTCGGGCAGGGCTCCCCAACCGGGTCCGCCCGTGGACTGGTGGGATCGTCGCTCATGTGTCCTCCGGAAAAGAAAAGAGCCGCCGGTGGGGCCGGCGGCTCTTGGGTGGGAACGGTGCCCGCCCGGTGCGGGGCGGGGGTGGGGATCTCAGGGACGGGACCCCGCCCGGCACGCCCGTTCCAGCACGTGCCGCGAGATCTCTTCGTCGGAGAGGCTGCTCCAGCCCTCCATGCCGGATGGCAGGTTGCCGTGGGTGCGTTCGATTTCGGCGACCACCGCCTTGGCGACCACCAGCACGCCGCCGTCCACGCGGATGTCCTGGCCGTCCAACCCGGCGTCGATCACCACCACCGGGTGGTCGTAGACGAAGCTGACCAGGCGGTTCTCTTCGGTCACCAGATGCCAGACATGGCGGACGGGCACGGCGAGCAGCGCGTCGGCGCCCTGGTCGCGGACGGTGGCGCAGGCATCGGGCACCACCCGCCCGGCTTGGTCATGCACCAGCGCCAGGAAGAAGTCCTCGGTGGGGCCGCCGTCGACCGACCGGCAGATGTAGCCGGTCCAGTTCTGGCCGTTGTCGAACGTGCCGAGGCGGCCGTGCTCGACGAGGTGCCGGTGGCCCGCCGTCTGCACCGTGCCCTCCAGGAAAATCCAGAAGGGCATTTCCAGTTTCCGCAAATCGGCCTTCAGGCCGATGTGGCGTTCGACGCCGCTGGTGCTTCGCTGCCACTCCCGCAGTTCCGGTCCGGGGAAAACGCCTGCCACGCCGGAGCGGACCAGTTGCAGGTAGAAGCCGGTGTGCAGGTTGTGCAGCCCGAAGCGCTCGCTGCCGTCGGACAGGGTGACCACGTAGCCCACGAACAACTGGCCGGTCGCGGCATCCACATAGGTTCCCGCTTCGCGGTGGGTCTCGGCGTCTTCGCGGGCAAGGTGCAGGGCGCGGAAGCCGGGCGCCAGCCCGCGCACCGGCACCGGGCGTGCCGTGCGGATTGGGGATGACACGTCGCCACAGATCACCGGGTCGGCCCCCCCCGCGGGGCCAGACCCGGTCGGTGTCCTCGACCTCCTCCTCTGTGTCCTGGGTGGTGTCCTGGGCGCGGACCGCGCCGGCCGCGAGCGCCAGCCAAACCGTGGCGACACCGGCCAGAACCCGTCTTGCCATGTTGATTGCCATCCCCGCCCTCAGCCGTGATCTGCCTGCTTGCACGCTTGGCCGGGCAGGAAAAGCCCGTGCGGTGTGATCGGTGGGCGTGCGGGGTGCGGGCGCGCAGTTCCTCGACGTTGGGTATTTTTAGCCAAAAAACGTGCGCTCATTAATTGTCGGTTGTCCCGGACTTACCGCCGGTCCGGTTCCCGGAACCGGCAGGCCAGGGCCGGAAGGGTCCATCCCCGGCCGGACCCCGCACCCGAATGGGATCCCGCGCCGATCCGGCCCTTCGCGTGTTTGCGGGGTGATGCTCGACCGTTGCGCGCACGAGGGCACCCATGGGTTGGTCGATCCCCGTCGGCACCGTCAAAGGCACGGTGATCCGCGTCCACATCACCTTCCTGCTCTTCCTGATCTGGATCGGCGGCGCCCACTACGCCCAGGGCGGCGGACCGGCGGCGCTGGAAGGCGTGACGTTCATCGTGCTGGTGTTCGCGTGCGTGCTGCTGCACGAGTTCGGCCACGTCTTCGCCGCCCGGCGGTACGGCGTGCAGACGCCGGACATCACGCTGCTGCCCATCGGCGGCGTCGCCCGGCTGGAGCGCATTCCCGAACAGCCGTCGCAGGAACTGGTCGTGGCGCTGGCCGGGCCGGCCGTGAACGTGGTGATCGCGGCGGTGCTGTACCTGCTGCTGGGCGGGGTCCTGCCCAACGAGGCCGTGGACATCCAGAATGCCGGCGTCGGCATGCTGGCCCGGTTGGCGTGGGTGAACGTGTACCTGGTGCTGTTCAACCTGATCCCGGCGTTCCCCATGGACGGCGGCCGGGTGCTTCGGGCGCTTCTGGCTCGGCCCATGGGGTACAGGCGGGCGACCCAGGTGGCCGCCTCGGTCGGGCAGGCGGTGGCGTTCCTGTTCGGCCTGTTGGGACTGTTCGGCAACCCGCTGCTGCTGTTCATCGCGCTGTTCGTCTATCTGG
This sequence is a window from Azospirillaceae bacterium. Protein-coding genes within it:
- a CDS encoding site-2 protease family protein; the protein is MGWSIPVGTVKGTVIRVHITFLLFLIWIGGAHYAQGGGPAALEGVTFIVLVFACVLLHEFGHVFAARRYGVQTPDITLLPIGGVARLERIPEQPSQELVVALAGPAVNVVIAAVLYLLLGGVLPNEAVDIQNAGVGMLARLAWVNVYLVLFNLIPAFPMDGGRVLRALLARPMGYRRATQVAASVGQAVAFLFGLLGLFGNPLLLFIALFVYLAATSEAHAVQLREASRGLLVGDAMITQFQTLSPSSVVEDAVQGLIRTTQHEFPVVDGAGRLRGVLTRDDMIRALRDRGPDTPVLEVMRTDIPVIGPRQSLNDALRPMQESRLPAIGIVDEVGRLLGLVTPENIGEMMMVEAARGGTGPGARRP